The Leadbetterella byssophila DSM 17132 DNA window CAATCAAGGCGACTGGATAGGCTCAGGTGGTCTTTGGCACGTTCAAAAAGGCAAGTTCTACGGAAACCCTGCTAGCTTGCGCTGGAAAGAAGTACAGGATCTGGTAGGATTCACAGAAGATGAATTCTATAAAGAAAGAGATGTAAGAAGAGAAAGAGATGCTTCCGGAAACATCCTCAAACCAGAAAACAAAGTAGAGGAAGTACCTCAAACCTTTTACGAACTTAAATCCAAGTTCCCTAATGTCCAGCCTCCGGCCGTGTGGTTACCTCACGGAATCCTAGGCATTTCAAACTCTGAAATCCTGGTAGACCATACAGGTGGAGATTTCGGACCGTTTAGTGGACAGGTGTTTGTAGGAGATCAAGGCCAATCCAAGATCATGCGCGTATTCCTGGAAAAAGTGAATGGAGAATATCAAGGGGCAGCCTGGGATTTCCGTTCCGGCTTCCAAAGTGGTGTCCTTAGAATGACCTTTGCTCCGGATGGATCCATGTTTGTGGGAGAAACAAACAGAGGATGGGGCTCTGCCGGTGATGCAGCTCAAGGCTTCCAAAGGCTCATTTGGAACGGTAAAATACCTTTCGAAATGCTGACCTGTAAAGCTATGCCGGATGGATTTGAGATAGAGTTTACTATGCCCATAGATCAAAAGTCGGCTGAAAACCTAAACTCCTATTCCGTAAGATCCTTCATTTACAAGCATCATCCTGTATATGGCTCCCCTCAGATTCACGATAAAAACCTAAAGGTGAAAGGAGTTAAATTGAGCGCTGATAGGAAGAAACTACGTATAGTGATAGATGGCCTAAGACCTTATTTCATACACGAGCTCAATCTAGAAGGTATCAGAGCAGAGCAAAATGCCTGGTCTTTGGTACATCCTACAGTATATTATACCTTGAACCATATTCCTGATGGTCAAAAATTAAGCGCTACGGAAATCAAGGGTACAGCGGTAGCCAGTAAGACTCCTGCTCCCGCCAAAACCACCCCGACTACCGTATCGCCTGATGGCAAGAACCAACCTGCAGTTGCCAAACAGCCCGCAGCTCCTACCTTTGCCAGCGTGAAACCTTTGCTACAAAAACATACCTGTCTCTCCTGCCATGATCCGGAGAAGAAAATGATAGGGCCTTCTTTTAAGGAGATAGCAAAGAGAAAGTATACCAATGCTAAGATGATCTCACTGATCAAGAGTCCTAAAGCGGAGAACTGGCCGGACTACCCAGCCCCTATGCCGCCTATGTCTCATGTGCCGCAAGGAGATTTGGAAAAGATCGCGACTTACATCAATTCATTGAAATAATGCAGCTTCTGCCCTGAATTCTCAGGGCAGAAATTGTTTTATATAGTTTCTAGCCGTCCTAATTCCGGCCTCCACATCTTCCGGAGAACCTTCATATGCCCGGTCTTCTACCTCTATCACTAAAGGTCCCCTATATCTGATATCGCCCAATGCACTGAAGAAGGCATTCCAGCGGACATCTCCAAATCCGGGTAGTTTTGGGGAATGATATTCCGAAGGAAGGGCAAACATGCCCACTCTATCTAACTTTTCTTGATCAAATTTGATATCCTTTAAATGGATATGGTGCAGCCTGTCTTTGTATTGATACAAAGGCTTAATCTCATCCATTCGTTGCAAAACGGGATGAGAAGGGTCATAATTCAAACCAAATAAAGGAGTAGGAAAAACCTTAAACATATGATCCCAAACTGCCGGAGACACTGCTAGATTCTTTCCTCCCGGCCACTCGTCTAAGGTATAGAGCATAGGGCAGTTTTCTATTCCTATTTTCACTTGCTCCTGTTCTGCTACATCCAGGATAGGCTTCCAAAGTTTTTCAAACAAAGCCAGATTATCCGGCATGTTCAAATGAGGATTCCTACCTATAAAGGTATTCACTACAGGGATATTCAATTTATTCGCCGCACGAATGATCTTCTTGATATGCTCAATATAGAACTCTGATTTTTCTTTATCCGGATCCAAAGGATTGGGATAGTAACCCAGACCGGAAATCCTCACTCCATATTTCTCTTGGAGTTCTCCAGCATGACCCAAAGCGGGATCATCCACATCGATATGACAAACTCCCGCATACCTGCGCTTATCTGCACTGTTACCCGGCCAGCACATGATCTCCACACATTCAAACTGATTTTCAGAAGCAAACTTTAACACCTGCTCGAGGGAATAATTCGGCAGGATAGCAGATACAAATCCCAGTGAATACATATGTTTTTTATTTTATTAGTGCCAAAAAGCTTTGATAAGCTCTACCTGAATCTAAGGATTCCCTGGCCTGCCCCACTCCTTCTTCCAAGGATATTCCCTTATACGTACTGATGGCCAAACCGGCATTTGCCAAGACCGCAGAGGTCTGAGCTTCCGTACCCTTCCCTTGCAAGATTCCAATAAGAATATTCGCCGAATCCTCTAGCGTATTTCCACCTCCTAAATCCTCCGCCTGAACTTCGGGCAGCCCCAAATGGGCGGGGTGATAGATCTCATCTGCCGACTGGTTCCAAAGTCTAAATCCACCTGTCAAAGATACTTCATCATATCCATCAAGTGCGTGAATGACCGCATATCTACCCTCCTGAGAGCTGAATAGCTCCTTATAAAGCTCAAAGGTTTTAAGGTCTGAAACTCCGGTCAACTGGCACTGCACCTTTGCAGGATTCATCAAGGGCCCTAAGATATTGAAGAAGGTCTTGACACCCAAATCCTTACGAACCGGAGCGATGTATCGCATAGCCGGATGAAAAAGCGGCGCATGCATATAGCATATTCCCGCCTCGTCTAATTTCCTTTTGAGATGATCCGGGTCATTGGTAAACTTTACACCCAGATGCTCTAAGACAGTACTGCTACCCACGGCAGAACTAACTCCATGATTTCCGTGCTTAGCTATTCTCACTCCTGCACCGGCAGCTATGAAGGCAGAAGTTGTAGAAATATTGAAAGTATCTTTCCCGTCACCTCCCGTACCACACACGTCCATAGCATCCTCTAGATGGAGATCCACCGCGAGGTTTAGCATGCCTTGTCGGAAACCGCGCAGCTCTACAGCGGTGATCCCTTTTTGCTGAATACCCATCAAAAAGGCTGCTGCCTGCGCCGTCCCTGCATTACCCGTGGCTATCATAGTCAAAGCCTCTAGAGCTTCTTCAAAGGTTAGGGTTCCTCCCTGAATGAGGGTGTTCAGATATCTCTTCATAGCGTCAAAATACAAACTTACAGTAAATCACCCAAGCCCCCAACGGAAATTGTTATTTACCATCCATCCTTTAAATGGGACTTTGATAGAAAAGTTGATGAAAACCTAAATAAAAGAAAGTAGATTTGAAAAATGAACAATTGGGCAGTATGACCATTATTGAAACCAAAGACATCACGAAGAGATATATCATGGGAGCAGAAGTAGTAGATGCCCTAAAAGGAGTATCTATTACGATCAAAAAAGGAGAATACGTGGCCTTCATGGGTCCATCCGGCTCCGGGAAATCTACTTTGATGAATATCATAGGGTGTTTAGACTCCCCTACCAGCGGAACCTACATTCTGAACCAAAAGGATGTGAGTGACATGAGCGAAAATGAATTAGCTGAAGTGAGAAACAAGGAGATCGGATTCGTATTCCAGACCTTTAACCTTTTGCCTCGCCAATCCTCCCTGGAAAATGTGGCGCTACCCTTGATCTATGCGGGATATAACAAGGCGGATCGCTCAGAAAAAGCACAGAAAGTGCTGGAAAGTGTGGGCCTAGGTACCAGAAGCAATCATAAACCCAATGAACTTTCCGGTGGCCAGCGTCAGAGGGTAGCCGTAGCACGCGCACTGGTGAATGATCCTTCTATCCTTTTGGCCGATGAACCTACAGGTAACCTAGATACCCGTACGTCTTATGAGATCATGCAGCTATTTGCCGAGATTCATTCAAAAGGAAATACCATCATCATGGTTACGCACGAAGAAGATATAGCCAGATATGCGCATAGGATCATCCGACTAAGAGACGGTCTCATTGAAACGGATGAAATCAATCCTAGTCCAACGGATCCCGTAGAAATGGCCAAGCAGCTAGCAGAGAAAAAATAATCTATAAAAACCTGCGTTATTCTATTTATAGACCGTGTATATTCGGTCCATTATAATCAATCAACGTTATGAAAAAACTACTGGTTTTATTTTTAGCTATGTTTGCTACTGCGGCTTTTGCTCAGGAAAGAAAAGCTCCACAAAGCCCTACCATTACTTCTGAAAGTGCTAACATCACTGTAAAGTATGGACAGCCTTCTAAACGTGGTCGCGTCATCTTTGGAGGACTAGAACAGTACGGAAAAGTTTGGAGAACAGGTGCTAATGCAGCTACAGAAATCACTTTTAAGAAAGATGTAAACTTCGGAGGAAAACCTGTTAAGGCGGGAACCTATACCTTGTTCAGTATTCCGGAAGAAAAGGAATGGACGGTGATCTTAAACTCTGAACTTAAACAATTCGGAGCCTTTGGTTACGAAAAAATCAAAGACAAAAACGTAGCAGAAGTGAAAGTGCCTGTAAAGAAACTATCTACTCCTGAAGAGAAACTGATCATCAAGAGCAACGACGATAAAGAACTTATCATTTCCTGGGACGATGTACTCGTAAGTGTTCCCCTAAAATGGTAAGAACAAAAGATGAAGCGGATACCTCCCTTCATCTTTTTTTTGAACCTCTAAGTTCTTTATGCAGAAATCATTATATTTGCAGACTTTTTTATAATTAACCTATATATGAAAAAATTTGTTGCTCTTTTCTTAGGCCTAGGATTGGCTTTTACGGCATGCGAAAAAAAAGGAGGTAGTACCAGTAACGCGGGTCAGCCTGCAGGTAGAATTGTGTATGTAAATACAGATACCTTATTGAACAACTACGAATACTACAAGGATGTCGTTAAAGAATTTGAGAACAAAAGCTTTGCCTTGGAAAACGAGTTACAACGTAAGGCTCAGTCTTTCCAAAACGAGGTAGCTTTATTCCAAAGAAGAGTTCAAGCCGGTGGTCTTTCTGAACAGCAAGCACTTACTCAACAGGCAGCACTTCAGAAGAAAGAGCAAGACATCATGCTGTACAGAGAAAATGCCGCTGGCAACTTACAGCAAGAGCAAGCTAAAAAGACAGATGAATTATTGAACAATATTCACGAGTACCTAAAAAACTACAACAAATCTGATCGCTATGACATGGTTATCGGCTACTCCAAAGGTGGTGGTGTACTATACGCGAAAGAAGATTTAGACATTACGCAGGAAGTACTTAAAGGTTTGAACGAAGAGTACAAATCTAAAGTGAAAAAGACCAGCACTCCAGCTGACTCTACTGCAAAGAAATAATTTTTAGAGATTATGTTTACGGAGGTGCATACACTGTGTGCATCTCTTTTTTTTTATGAAAAATCTATTCGCTTTCATCCTATTCCTCCTACCGGTCACTGCTGACATTAGACCCGTACTAAGGGTAGTTGACGGAGATACCATTTGGGTTAGTCCACCGGAAGAAAAGATCCGACTGATAGGAATAGATGCTCCAGAAACCAGAAATACAGGAAAGAAACAGATAGGCTACTACGGCAAAGAAGCCAGCGATTATCTTAAGGCTAGATTGAAAGGCAAGAAAGTCCGCTTAGAATACGATGTGCAACGCTACGACGTCTATCGCCGTACCTTAGCCTACGTCTATCTGGAAGACGGCACCATGATCAATGCGGAGCTGGTGCGATTAGGATATGCTACCGTCATGACCGTAGCTCCTAACGTAAAATATGCAGACAAATTCATCCTCCTACAGCAAGAAGCCCGTAAGAATAAGAGAGGTCTGTGGGCGGTTTCGCCGTACTAAAGTTCATTTAAATAGGGCTTGAAGATAGGACTGAGAGAAGCATAAGGCTTCCTATACCCTGTTGCGGCTAAAAATGCTCTTCATGCCCAAAATTATACTCATCACTTAGGAGAAAATAGGCTAGTTCATCAAAAGCAGACAGAAGGCGACTCCCACCACCCTATAACTATCAGAAAATTAGTCAAAACTACAAGTTTAAGAATGTCAGCTTGATGTACTTGCTGAAATGGTATTTCCCCTCATATCTTCCTCTTCAATTCGAAATGCGTACCTAGATACACCCTTCGAACCTGTTCGTCAGCTGCCAATTCCTCAGCTGTACCTTGTTTCAATATCTTCCCTTCAAACAACAGGTAGGCTCTATCCGTGATAGACAGGGTCTCATTTACATTATGGTCAGTGATCAAGATGCCTATGTTTCTATGCTTCAGTTTCGCTACTATACCCTGAATCTCCTCCACAGCAATAGGGTCAACCCCTGCAAATGGCTCATCCAATAGGATAAACTTAGGATCCACAGCTAAAGCTCGAGCAATCTCCGTCCTCCTTCTTTCACCACCGGAAAGCACCATCCCTTTGTTCTTTCTTACATGGGTCAAAGAAAACTCTTCCAATAACTCTTCCATCTTTTCCCTCCGCTGAGCCTGCGTCATCTCAGGCTTTGCCAGCTCCATCACGCCTATGATATTGTCCTGAACGCTGAGATCTCTAAAGACAGAAGCTTCCTGGGCTAAATATCCTACACCAAGTTTCGCCCTCTTGTACATAGGCAACTTAGTAATATCAATATCATCTAACCAGATCTTTCCGGAATTAGGTTTCACTAAACCTACAGCCATATAGAAGGAAGTGGTCTTACCGGCACCATTCGGGCCTAATAGTCCTACAATCTCCCCCTGCTCCACCTGATAACTCACGTGGTCATTTACCAGTCTTTGGCCGTATTTCTTAACTAAATCCTCAGTTCTTAATACCATGTTACAAATGTATTGAATTCCTCTGACACCTAGGCCAATTTTATGTCGCGGATGAACAACTGCTGAGTAGTATTTCCCCTGAAATGATTTTCTTCCAGAGAGTACGCCATAGAGAAAGGCCTACCGCTTGCTAGCTCCCTATAGAATTCTGGTGCCAGCCCAAAGCCTATGGCCGGAAAACTAAAGCCATCTTGTACTACTTCTAACTTTAAATGCTTTTCTTTTAGCACTTGCGCAGTCCGGGCTCTTAAGTTGTGAGAAACAAAGATGGGTTGCATATTTTCAGGGCCAAAAGGAGACATCTGTTTCATCACCTTATGAAACTTTGGCGTCAACTCTGATAAATGAACTTCTAAATCCACCGTGATCACAGGAATGCGCTGCTCTTCCAGTAATCGTGCTTTGACCTCTCCGTCAAATGCCTTCCGAAAGTCTTCAATCTTATCTATAGAGATGGTCATACCCGCAGCGTGCATGTGCCCCCCAAATTGAATCAAATGCTCTGAGCATGCCTCAATAGCACCGTATAGATCAAAGCCTGCTACGGAGCGTGCAGACCCTGCCGCATAATCTTCTCCTGCTTTAGTGAATATGATGGTAGGACGATAGAAGTTTTCTATGCATCGGGATGCCACTATGCCAATCACCCCCTTGTGCCAGTCCTCTTTGTATAAAACCGTAGACCAAGCTTCCTCATATAGCCAAGGATCCCTCTTGATCAAGTCCAAAGCTTCTTCCGTGATACGGGCGTCTAATCCCTTACGTTCCGTATTGTGCTTTTGGATGGCGTAAGCTAGCTCCATGGCTTCATCCTCATCCTCTGACAACAAGAGTTCAACCGCAGCACGAGCATGCCTAATCCTGCCCGCAGCATTGATCCTAGGCCCAATGGTAAATACCACTGATTCTATATTCATCTCCCCTTGAGTTCCGGCAACATTCATTAAAGCCTTTAAACTGATTCGGGGTGATGCGTTTAATTTTTGTAGTCCATAGAAAGCCAATATCCGGTTTTCTCCAGTAATGGGTACTATATCTGAGGCTATACTAACCATACATAGGTCCAAGTATTCCTCTAGTTCAGCCCACTCCCACCCTCTGGTTTGGCACAAGGCAGAAAGCAACTTAAATCCTACTCCATTACCTGTCAATTCCTTATAAGGGTAGATACAATCTTTACGTTTGGGATCTAAGACCGCTACTGCCTCAGGTAGTTCTTCACCTGGCTCATGATGATCACAGATGATAAAATCTATCCCCAAACTTCGGGCATAGGCTACCTTATCTGCAGATTTTATACCACAGTCTAAGCTGATGATCAGACTTACTCCCTGTTCCTTGGCATAATCTATCCCTTGCTTTGAGACACCGTAACCTTCCGTATACCTGTCCGGATTATAATAGAGAAGATTAACATGCTTCTTTTTTAAAAAGCCATACACCATGGCTACCGCTGTGGTGCCGTCTACATCGTAATCTCCATAGATCAGGATCTTCTCATCAGCATTTAACGCGGCGCTAACCCTATCTACAGCCTTGTCCATATCCCTCATGAGAAAAGGGTCATGAAGATCTTTTAGACTAGGACGAAAGAAATGCTTAGCCGCATCGAAAGTATAAATGCCTCTCTGCCATAGCAAGGTGGCCATGGCAGAAGAAACATTCAGTTGCTGCTGTAATTCAGCTACCTCCCCATCTTCAGGTAGAGGCTTATATGACCAATGCTTTTGCATTCCTTATTGCGCTCCAGATACCGTCACTTCCGGGGCAATCTTCTTCACCAATCCTTGTAACACTTTACCCGGACCACATTCCACAAATGTAGTAGCTCCATCAGCTACCATGTTTTGAACGGACTGCGTCCAGCGCACCGGAGCTGTCAACTGAGCAATCAAGTTCTCTTTAATCACCTCCACATCTGTTGATGGCTTAGCATTAACGTTCTGATAGATAGGACAGGTAGGAGTATTAAACTTCGTTTCCTTGATCGCTTGAGCTAACTCCTCTCTCGCTGGCTCCATTAATGGAGAATGGAATGCTCCACCCACCGCAAGTACTAAAGCCCTCTTAGCACCGGCTTCCTTCATCCTTTCCACAGCGATATTAATCCCTTCAACTGTACCCGAAATCACCAACTGTCCGGGACAGTTATAATTAGCAGCCACTACCACTTCTCCAGTCTCTTTAGAGATACCTTCAACAACTTCTTCTACTTTTTCGTCACTTAAGTTTAATACTGCAGCCATAGTGGAAGGTGTTAATTCACAAGCCTTTTGCATGGCTTCAGCACGCTTAGCTACCAGCCTTAAAGCATCTTCAAATGCCAATGCTCCTGCAGCTACTAGAGCAGAAAACTCCCCTAAGGAATGTCCAGCTACCATATCCGGATGAAAATCCTCAATAGTAGCCGCTTGAATCACTGAATGAAGAAATACAGCAGGCTGAGTAACGTTAGTTTGACGCAACTCTTCCTCAGTACCTTCAAACATGATACGAGTAATATCAAAACCTAAAATCTCATTTGCAGAATCAAATAACTCTTTAGCACGAGCAGAATTTTCATATAAATCCTTACCCATACCACTAAACTGAGCTCCCTGTCCCGGGAAAACATATGCCTTCATATAATCTGATTTTTGTGCAAAAATAAGGGAATTTTTCCGAACCACATGGAGAAGGAATTTTCACGAGATGAAAGGGCATATGAGAACTTTGGTCTATATTTGTTTACTATGAAACTCGAAGAAACCATAAGTTCTATCTTGCCGGCAAGTGATGCCGTGTTAGAAGCTATTGGACTTGAATTTCATTCTGTCACCCTCCCAAGGAACGAGCTCATCTTTCCCATGGGGTCTGTGGCTAAGCACATTTTCTACATAGAAAAAGGCTTAGCACGCATGTTTTATTATAACGACGCAGGAAAAGACATCACCTACGAATTCTTTCCAGAAGGGAATTTCGCCACTCCAAGCGAAAGCTTTTTGGAACAAAAACCCTCGCCCTATAGCATAGAATTACTAGAAGATTCAGATCTACGCTACGTTTCCCAAGACGGCCTCAACCGACTTTTAGATGATTTCCCCGAACTCGAAAAGATCAAAAGCCACATACTCGCACACTTCCTTTTTCAAGCTAACCGTAGAATTGTAGCCTTACAGTTCCAAAATGCCCCACAGCGATACGAAACCCTGGAAAACACCCAAGGTAATATTATTCAACGAGCGCCGCTAGGACATATCGCCTCCTACCTAGGCATAACCCAAGAAACTTTAAGTAGAATTCGAGGAAGAAAATAACGATTTTGATCTAGATCAAAAATCCTGAAGAGCGGAGTGCTGAACTTTGTGTTGTCATTCAAACGAATATCAACCATGCAAAAGACACTATTGCTCTTACTCATTGCAACCTTGCCTCTAAAAGCAGCAGATACCCCTCCTACTCTGAGGGAGCTATTGGAGCAAGCCTTGCAGAAAAACTACAAAACTCAAGTGGCTCAACAAAAAGTGAACATTAGCCACATTGAAAAACAACAGCTGAAAGATGCCTATCTACCTACAGCTGAGGTAAGTGGATCATACGGTTTCATGACCCAAAATGTCTCGATCAAATCAGATGCCACCACCATTTACCTGGAAGATGGAGCTCATCCCCTCCCTGGCCTTGACAATGGACTTACTACTAAAGGTAACCTAGCCAGAGCCACTTTGGACGTGAACGCCCTCCTTTATTCCGGTGGAAAGATTCCTGCCCTTAAAAAAGCCGTAGATCAAAAGATCTTAGCTCAGGAAGCCGCTGTAGAAAAGGAAAACCAACAAGTCATTGAAGAGGTGATCAAAGCGTATGACCAACTGGCCCTTTTGGATCAAGTAAAACAACTTTTAGACGAAAGTCAAAAACGCTTAGATGTTCACCAAAAAACAGCGGATAAAGCCTTGGAATATGGCCTTATCACTAAATATGAACACCAAAAATTACAATTGGCCCAAAGCCAATTAAAACATAAACAAGTGAACTACGAAGGGCAAAGATCCCTACTCTTGGAACAGTTGGCTATGCTAACCGGAGTAGAGAAAACCAAACTTTCAGAACTTCATCCTTCACTGGAAACTTTGGAAACTGCTTCTGCGCCTTTGTCTGTTGATAAAAGGCCTGAGTTGATCGCCTTAGATCATATCATCCAAGCGAATAAATTCAAAGTAGAAGCAGAAAAAACCTGGTGGAAACCCAAAGTGGCTGTCTCCGCTAGCGCAGGATATCTCAATCTATTCGATGCAACCATCAAAGGAAAAACAGCATTGCCTTACAATTTGGGATACAACACTCTGCATACAAATTCCCTTCAATTAGCTCCTGACATAAGAATAGGAATTGGCTTCAAATGGGAGATTTTTGACGGGTTTAAGGGGAAAAAGGAGATACAAAAAGCCAAAACAGAAACCTTGATTGCAGAGGCTGAAAAAGAAGAAGCAGAAGAACTGCTGAACTTGAACCTCCTGAAAAACCGTACCGAACTGACTACTGTTCAAGAAGAACTAGCACTAAAACAAACTCAAATGCTCCTTGCTAAAGATGCCTTAGATGTGGCTACCAAAGAGTTCAAAACCGGTTTGATCAAATCTTCTGAACTTATAGATGCAGAAAACGACTATCTAGCGGCTGCACTTGACTATCAAAAATCCTTGTTTAACCAAAGACGTACCGCCGTAGGTTTACTAAAAGCCAGTGGTTCTCTTCAAATTGATAAATTATGAAAAAGATACTTTTTGTAGCTACTTCTCTTTTCGTACTAAATAGCTGTACTGAGAAAAAAAATGATCCTATAGTAGAAGGCAAAGTGAAAAGAGATGTGATTGCCTTCGCTCCGAAAGTAACCGGAAGAATCTTAGAAATCCGTGTAGAAGAAGGTGACCAAGTGCATGTAGGGGATACCCTTGCAGTACTAGATGTACCGGAAGCAAAAGCCAAACTTTCCCAAGTTCAAGGTCTTTTGAAATCTGCAGAAGCCCAAAAAACCTTAGCCCAAAACGGTGCTACTCCAAACCAATTAAAGCAACTTCGAGCTAAGAAAGCCGGACTTCAAGAGCAGTTTAACTTTGCTGAAAAGTCTTTTAACAGAGCCAAAGCCATGGCCGCTGACAGCATGATGTCTGCCCAGGCTTTTGATGAAGTTCTAGCGAAGTATATGGGTGCTAAAGCCCAACTGGATGCCGTTAACGCCGAACTTACAGAAGCAGAAAACGGTATTCGTT harbors:
- a CDS encoding membrane protein, with translation MKKILIASLLLFSASSFAQESPKEEDFYKIITLPVPEGILLEVGGVEMLPNGSVALSTRRGDIWIVDNPTSTKPYFRKFASGLHEILGLLYKDGSLYCAQRGELTKLTDSNGDGKADKYETIHAWDISGHYHEYSFGPKLASDGKFFVSGNVAFGDIEWWRGESRAKTRGTIFKVSEDGQLELYAAGVRSPAGLGMIDGELFYTDNQGDWIGSGGLWHVQKGKFYGNPASLRWKEVQDLVGFTEDEFYKERDVRRERDASGNILKPENKVEEVPQTFYELKSKFPNVQPPAVWLPHGILGISNSEILVDHTGGDFGPFSGQVFVGDQGQSKIMRVFLEKVNGEYQGAAWDFRSGFQSGVLRMTFAPDGSMFVGETNRGWGSAGDAAQGFQRLIWNGKIPFEMLTCKAMPDGFEIEFTMPIDQKSAENLNSYSVRSFIYKHHPVYGSPQIHDKNLKVKGVKLSADRKKLRIVIDGLRPYFIHELNLEGIRAEQNAWSLVHPTVYYTLNHIPDGQKLSATEIKGTAVASKTPAPAKTTPTTVSPDGKNQPAVAKQPAAPTFASVKPLLQKHTCLSCHDPEKKMIGPSFKEIAKRKYTNAKMISLIKSPKAENWPDYPAPMPPMSHVPQGDLEKIATYINSLK
- a CDS encoding sugar phosphate isomerase/epimerase family protein, with product MYSLGFVSAILPNYSLEQVLKFASENQFECVEIMCWPGNSADKRRYAGVCHIDVDDPALGHAGELQEKYGVRISGLGYYPNPLDPDKEKSEFYIEHIKKIIRAANKLNIPVVNTFIGRNPHLNMPDNLALFEKLWKPILDVAEQEQVKIGIENCPMLYTLDEWPGGKNLAVSPAVWDHMFKVFPTPLFGLNYDPSHPVLQRMDEIKPLYQYKDRLHHIHLKDIKFDQEKLDRVGMFALPSEYHSPKLPGFGDVRWNAFFSALGDIRYRGPLVIEVEDRAYEGSPEDVEAGIRTARNYIKQFLP
- the trpD gene encoding anthranilate phosphoribosyltransferase, with product MKRYLNTLIQGGTLTFEEALEALTMIATGNAGTAQAAAFLMGIQQKGITAVELRGFRQGMLNLAVDLHLEDAMDVCGTGGDGKDTFNISTTSAFIAAGAGVRIAKHGNHGVSSAVGSSTVLEHLGVKFTNDPDHLKRKLDEAGICYMHAPLFHPAMRYIAPVRKDLGVKTFFNILGPLMNPAKVQCQLTGVSDLKTFELYKELFSSQEGRYAVIHALDGYDEVSLTGGFRLWNQSADEIYHPAHLGLPEVQAEDLGGGNTLEDSANILIGILQGKGTEAQTSAVLANAGLAISTYKGISLEEGVGQARESLDSGRAYQSFLALIK
- a CDS encoding ABC transporter ATP-binding protein — encoded protein: MTIIETKDITKRYIMGAEVVDALKGVSITIKKGEYVAFMGPSGSGKSTLMNIIGCLDSPTSGTYILNQKDVSDMSENELAEVRNKEIGFVFQTFNLLPRQSSLENVALPLIYAGYNKADRSEKAQKVLESVGLGTRSNHKPNELSGGQRQRVAVARALVNDPSILLADEPTGNLDTRTSYEIMQLFAEIHSKGNTIIMVTHEEDIARYAHRIIRLRDGLIETDEINPSPTDPVEMAKQLAEKK
- a CDS encoding DUF2911 domain-containing protein, translated to MKKLLVLFLAMFATAAFAQERKAPQSPTITSESANITVKYGQPSKRGRVIFGGLEQYGKVWRTGANAATEITFKKDVNFGGKPVKAGTYTLFSIPEEKEWTVILNSELKQFGAFGYEKIKDKNVAEVKVPVKKLSTPEEKLIIKSNDDKELIISWDDVLVSVPLKW
- a CDS encoding OmpH family outer membrane protein — protein: MKKFVALFLGLGLAFTACEKKGGSTSNAGQPAGRIVYVNTDTLLNNYEYYKDVVKEFENKSFALENELQRKAQSFQNEVALFQRRVQAGGLSEQQALTQQAALQKKEQDIMLYRENAAGNLQQEQAKKTDELLNNIHEYLKNYNKSDRYDMVIGYSKGGGVLYAKEDLDITQEVLKGLNEEYKSKVKKTSTPADSTAKK
- a CDS encoding thermonuclease family protein, whose protein sequence is MKNLFAFILFLLPVTADIRPVLRVVDGDTIWVSPPEEKIRLIGIDAPETRNTGKKQIGYYGKEASDYLKARLKGKKVRLEYDVQRYDVYRRTLAYVYLEDGTMINAELVRLGYATVMTVAPNVKYADKFILLQQEARKNKRGLWAVSPY
- the lptB gene encoding LPS export ABC transporter ATP-binding protein — encoded protein: MVLRTEDLVKKYGQRLVNDHVSYQVEQGEIVGLLGPNGAGKTTSFYMAVGLVKPNSGKIWLDDIDITKLPMYKRAKLGVGYLAQEASVFRDLSVQDNIIGVMELAKPEMTQAQRREKMEELLEEFSLTHVRKNKGMVLSGGERRRTEIARALAVDPKFILLDEPFAGVDPIAVEEIQGIVAKLKHRNIGILITDHNVNETLSITDRAYLLFEGKILKQGTAEELAADEQVRRVYLGTHFELKRKI
- the recJ gene encoding single-stranded-DNA-specific exonuclease RecJ, with amino-acid sequence MQKHWSYKPLPEDGEVAELQQQLNVSSAMATLLWQRGIYTFDAAKHFFRPSLKDLHDPFLMRDMDKAVDRVSAALNADEKILIYGDYDVDGTTAVAMVYGFLKKKHVNLLYYNPDRYTEGYGVSKQGIDYAKEQGVSLIISLDCGIKSADKVAYARSLGIDFIICDHHEPGEELPEAVAVLDPKRKDCIYPYKELTGNGVGFKLLSALCQTRGWEWAELEEYLDLCMVSIASDIVPITGENRILAFYGLQKLNASPRISLKALMNVAGTQGEMNIESVVFTIGPRINAAGRIRHARAAVELLLSEDEDEAMELAYAIQKHNTERKGLDARITEEALDLIKRDPWLYEEAWSTVLYKEDWHKGVIGIVASRCIENFYRPTIIFTKAGEDYAAGSARSVAGFDLYGAIEACSEHLIQFGGHMHAAGMTISIDKIEDFRKAFDGEVKARLLEEQRIPVITVDLEVHLSELTPKFHKVMKQMSPFGPENMQPIFVSHNLRARTAQVLKEKHLKLEVVQDGFSFPAIGFGLAPEFYRELASGRPFSMAYSLEENHFRGNTTQQLFIRDIKLA
- the fabD gene encoding ACP S-malonyltransferase; this encodes MKAYVFPGQGAQFSGMGKDLYENSARAKELFDSANEILGFDITRIMFEGTEEELRQTNVTQPAVFLHSVIQAATIEDFHPDMVAGHSLGEFSALVAAGALAFEDALRLVAKRAEAMQKACELTPSTMAAVLNLSDEKVEEVVEGISKETGEVVVAANYNCPGQLVISGTVEGINIAVERMKEAGAKRALVLAVGGAFHSPLMEPAREELAQAIKETKFNTPTCPIYQNVNAKPSTDVEVIKENLIAQLTAPVRWTQSVQNMVADGATTFVECGPGKVLQGLVKKIAPEVTVSGAQ